The Salvelinus namaycush isolate Seneca unplaced genomic scaffold, SaNama_1.0 Scaffold41, whole genome shotgun sequence genome has a window encoding:
- the LOC120041150 gene encoding regulation of nuclear pre-mRNA domain-containing protein 2-like, whose product MAAGSGASSGHGRGSPAALESTLDRRFQGVSNTMESIQGLSNWCIENKKYHSLIVRYWMKWLRKSEASHRLNLFYLANDVIQNCKRKNAIVYRTAFADVLPEAFQLVNNVGDSKVMKSVDRILSIWEERSVYTEELIAELRASLVKEVSPAALETPKAPVNSKAALQSKIVAEFVPQEFIDHLSKYHSSVEEVELKEKQLAAMRVDVCSSKDLKRLKDKAGGKRHSKDFEDGSAKLKEFVAFLDRQIKGGSPLLNALGNADIFYEMQYKEVKIVANAYKTFANRVSHLKRKLDSLKATLPDLDESPLPSPSMDAPSPNGSESPFRGLADPESDLDGLAMDDEAEITLGEAPSPLSSPGGSPKQGFTVGELDNRDVEDMELSDEEEAESVGIIVEERVESPVPSPDPIPVPVVTQLPLATEAKPVPQATPSPAVMIPVTPTTNLSGNLANVDLGKISSILSSITSVMKKPGVSPGASLVCPSSPAKTTPPAPVAPQVASPLASVLSRVDMTPKALLSALSKTQEQASGRHVLSTLVNSPTGNLSSYSPSTDKLPPSASTPTVPSRGLPLTSSTLQPTPSAPTVGNTTTVLQAASLTQPTQPLDIGPHRGLVLEQGKEEKPSASSLESKIHSFLQVNPGFNAFNLGLTSETMQAGGSDISPLAGTETQVGTPVRDEAGGGTPTLDEFLDTPGGAEPFLAKQGQVSSGGVPKQPDGSLSQSPTAYHNQAWQDPNNPHVHLGPQPGAPNGQGYHQLPYGGKEEMHGIGPSLRESGLAHYQPITTQVSAPTLGEGLPSNTPGGAQAGPNPSVSEGGWYGHPYPEGQALHPNNHNMAASGAGDGKTPMSGRYAYQGEGQTQPYQTKDPQTLLSQQGANPLSFLTSPLPPIPQLPPPPFPGIPAPPASVIVRGVMVPVAQPSPNPEMEDDRAGVSALGGPVIISDHQHKSAFYPEGQPYHPDDLHRHADDPRHHPDDFRCHPNDLRRQPDDLHHLDNFRQHPHDLHRHPDDRYYHPDDFHHLPVDDPHYPYRVRERLTPPLSPSEDPYYYNYPPRSPSPPYGHRPPLHPHMDLHHPDHMPLPPHPPHRPLHQPHLRGLPWGPPRPTLCGPMLRGKRPGPPFGGHLRGGPGGPFFPPKRPHLPPRF is encoded by the exons TAATGTGGGAGACTCTAAGGTGATGAAGTCAGTGGACAGGATATTATCCAtctgggaggagaggagtgtgtaCACAGAGGAGCTCATAGCTGAGCTGAGGGCCAGTCTGGTCAAAGAGGTGTCACCTGCTGCTTTAGAAACACCTAAAG CTCCAGTCAACTCTAAAGCTGCTCTTCAATCTAAGATTGTAGCTGAATTTGTC CCCCAGGAATTCATCGATCATCTTTCTAAGTACCACAGCTCTGTGGAGGAAGTGGAGCTAAAGGAGAAACAGCTGGCAGCCATGAGGGTGGACGTCTGCAGCAGCAAGGACCTCAAGAGACTGAAAG ATAAGGCAGGGGGGAAGAGGCACTCCAAGGACTTTGAGGATGGCAGTGCGAAGCTAAAGGAGTTTGTGGCCTTCCTTGACCGGCAGATCAAAGGAGGGTCCCCTCTGTTGAATGCTCTTGGCAACGCAGACATTTTCTACGAGATGCAGTATAAGGAGGTCAAGATAGTCGCCAAT GCGTACAAGACGTTTGCCAACCGGGTGTCCCACCTCAAGCGTAAGCTGGACAGCCTCAAGGCCACCTTACCAGACCTGGACGAGTCGCCCCTCCCCTCGCCCTCGATGGATGCCCCGTCCCCCAATGGCTCAGAGTCCCCCTTCCGTGGCCTGGCCGACCCAGAATCTGACTTGGATGGCCTGGCCATGGATGATGAGGCGGAAATCACTCTGGGGGAAGCACCCAGCCCCCTGTCCTCCCCTGGTGGCTCCCCAAAGCAGGGCTTCACTGTCGGGGAGTTAGACAACCGCGACGTGGAGGACATGGAGctctcggatgaggaggaggcagagagcgTCGGTATCATAG TTGAGGAGCGAGTTGAAAGTCCCGTCCCATCTCCAGACCCCATTCCTGTGCCTGTTGTCACACAGCTGCCGCTGGCCACAGAGGCAAAGCCTGTCCCACAGGCCACACCCTCCCCAGCTGTCATGATCCCAGTGACCCCTACAACCAACCTATCAGGCAACCTCGCCAATGTAGACCTGGGTAAAATTAGCTCTATCCTCAGCAGCATCACCTCTGTCATGAAGAAACCAG GAGTGAGTCCAGGTGCTTCTTTGGTCTGCCCCTCCTCTCCAGCCAAGACCACCCCTCCTGCCCCAGTAGCCCCCCAGGTAGCCAGCCCTCTGGCCAGCGTCCTGTCCAGAGTGGACATGACTCCCAAGGCGCTCCTCAGTGCACTGTCCAAAACCCAGGAGCAGGCCAGCGGGCGACATG TTCTCTCCACTCTTGTGAACAGCCCAACGGGAAACCTCTCCTCATACTCCCCCAGTACAGACAAGCTCCCTCCCTCCGCCTCCACCCCTACAGTACCCTCTCGAGGCCTTCCTCTCACCTCCTCTACGCTCCAACCAACCCCATCAGCCCCTACAGTGGGGAATACCACCACCGTCCTTCAGGCAGCGTCCCTTACCCAGCCCACACAGCCTCTAGACATCGGCCCTCACAGAGGGCTGGTCCTTGAGCAAGGGAAGGAAGAAAAGCCCTCTGCTTCCAGCCTGGAGTCCAAGATCCACAGCTTCCTGCAGGTTAACCCTGGCTTTAATGCCTTTAACCTGGGCTTGACTAGCGAGACCATGCAAGCGGGAGGCAGCGACATCAGCCCCTTAGCGGGTACAGAGACCCAAGTGGGCACCCCGGTGCGGGATGAGGCCGGAGGAGGCACCCCCACCCTGGATGAGTTCTTGGACACTCCAGGAGGAGCAGAGCCCTTCCTGGCCAAGCAAGGCCAGGTCTCTTCTGGGGGAGTTCCTAAACAACCAGATGGCAGCCTGTCTCAGTCTCCAACTGCCTACCACAACCAAGCCTGGCAGGATCCCAACAACCCTCATGTCCACTTAGGACCACAACCAGGTGCTCCGAATGGGCAGGGGTACCACCAGTTGCCTtatggagggaaggaagagatGCATGGAATAGGTCCTTCCCTCAGAGAGTCTGGGTTGGCCCATTACCAGCCCATCACGACACAGGTGTCAGCCCCAACCCTCGGGGAGGGGTTACCCAGTAACACACCAGGAGGGGCTCAGGCAGGGCCAAACCccagtgtgagtgaaggaggatGGTATGGTCATCCCTACCCAGAGGGACAGGCCCTGCATCCTAACAACCACAACATGGCTGCATCAGGGGCAGGAGATGGCAAAACCCCCATGTCAGGACGGTATGCATACCAGGGGGAGGGGCAGACGCAGCCCTACCAAACAAAGGATCCTCAAACTCTGCTTTCCCAACAGGGGGCCAACCCCTTAAGCTTCCTCACCAGCCCTCTGCCCCCCATTCCCCAGCTGCCTCCACCGCCCTTCCCTGGAATACCAGCCCCACCTGCGTCTGTCATTGTGCGAGGGGTGATGGTGCCTGTGGCGCAACCCTCACCAAACCCTGAGATGGAGGATGACAGGGCGGGCGTCAGTGCATTGGGCGGTCCAGTGATTATCAGTGATCACCAGCACAAATCTGCTTTCTACCCTGAGGGCCAACCCTATCACCCAGATGACCTTCATCGCCATGCCGATGACCCCCGTCATCACCCTGACGATTTCCGTTGTCACCCCAACGATCTACGCCGTCAGCCTGACGACCTGCATCACCTTGACAACTTCCGTCAGCACCCCCACGACCTCCATCGTCACCCAGACGATCGCTATTATCACCCAGACGATTTCCACCATCTACCTGTAGACGATCCTCATTATCCTTATAGAGTCAGAGAGCGCctcactccccccctctctccctcagaagACCCTTACTACTATAATTACCCTCCACGCAGCCCTTCCCCTCCATATGGTCACAGACCCCCCCTTCACCCTCACATGGACCTGCACCACCCTGACCACATGCCCCTGCCTCCCCATCCTCCACACCGTCCTCTCCACCAGCCACACCTGAGAGGCCTCCCGTGGGGTCCCCCACGCCCAACCCTCTGTGGCCCCATGCTCAGGGGGAAACGGCCAGGGCCTCCTTTCGGGGGACACCTCAGAGGGGGACCAGGTGGTCCGTTCTTTCCCCCCAAAAGACCACACCTACCTCCGCGCTTCTGA